Below is a genomic region from Tumebacillus amylolyticus.
TCGGCGATCAGTTGGTCGAGGAAAGCGCGGCCGACTTCGATTTCGGTGGCGAGTTCCGCAATTGTAAACTGAGTGTTCTGAAATTTACTGACAGATTTGCCGAATGCTTCGCGGCTTTTTACGTAGTCGATCGTCATCTTGAGCATTTCTTCCGCCGAGACTTGGGCGGCGATGGCGACGACGAGGCGCTCCTGTTGGAGTTTTTCCATCATGTACTTGAAGCCGTGACCTTCTTCGCCGAGCAAGTTGATCGCGGGGACACGGCAGTCTTCGAAGATCAGTTCAGCAGTGTCTTGCGCGTGCAGGCCGATTTTGTTCAGCTTGCGACCTCGGGAGAATCCGGGAGTGTCGCGCTCGACGAGCAGAAGCGAGATGCCCTTGTGAGCCGGTTGGGCTTTGGGGTCGGTTTTGCAGGCGACGAGGATGAGGTCGGATTGGATGCCGTTGGTGATGAATGTTTTCTGCCCGTTCAGGATGTAGTGGTCCCCGTCGCGAACGGCGGTGGTGCGGATGTTCGAGAGGTCGGAGCCTGCGCCTGGTTCGGTCATGGCGATGGCGGTGATGATTTCGCCGGTGCAGCAACCGGGGAGCCAGCGTTGTTTTTGTTCCTCAGTTCCGAATGCTGTGATGTACGGGACGACGATGTCGCTGTGGAGCATGATCCCGACGGTGGAGGAGCCGATTCGTTCGAGTTCTTCATTTAAAACCACTGAGTAGCCCCAGTCTCCCCCCGCGCCTCCGTAGGCTTCGTCGATGTCCGGGCAGAGGTAGCCTTGGCTGCCGAGTTTTTCCCAGAAGGAACGCGGGATCAGGCGGTCTTCCTCCCATTGGTCGTAATGCGGAGCGGCTTCGCGCTCAAGAAATTTGCGGACTGCTTTGCGAAACATATGATGCTCGTCCTGTAAATATAAGTGTGGCATACGTATAGCCTCCATTCGAACTAACGGTCGTTTGAGGATAGTATAACAGGAAAAAGGGGTTGGTGGGTGGGTGTCGAATCCTTTCACCAACAAGAATTGCATCGACCAAGGAGGG
It encodes:
- a CDS encoding acyl-CoA dehydrogenase family protein encodes the protein MPHLYLQDEHHMFRKAVRKFLEREAAPHYDQWEEDRLIPRSFWEKLGSQGYLCPDIDEAYGGAGGDWGYSVVLNEELERIGSSTVGIMLHSDIVVPYITAFGTEEQKQRWLPGCCTGEIITAIAMTEPGAGSDLSNIRTTAVRDGDHYILNGQKTFITNGIQSDLILVACKTDPKAQPAHKGISLLLVERDTPGFSRGRKLNKIGLHAQDTAELIFEDCRVPAINLLGEEGHGFKYMMEKLQQERLVVAIAAQVSAEEMLKMTIDYVKSREAFGKSVSKFQNTQFTIAELATEIEVGRAFLDQLIADHIHGEDIVTKVSMSKWWTTEMAKRVSAQCMQLHGGYGYMEEYPIARRFRDIPVSAIYAGSNEIMKVIIAKNLGL